The following are from one region of the Arcobacter defluvii genome:
- a CDS encoding DNA polymerase III subunit gamma/tau, producing the protein MNNENLEDKVLALKYRPRRFEDLVGQSTVSQTLSLALDLNRLSHAYLFSGLRGSGKTSTARIMAKALLCSNGPTSKPCEVCPNCISANSNRHLDIIEMDAASNRGIDDIKDLIEHTKYKPSSARFKVFIIDEVHMLTTQAFNALLKTLEEPPGFVKFILATTDPLKLPATILSRTQHFRFNKIAQSDVIHHLSHILNEENIDFEKDALEILARSGQGSLRDTLTLLDQAIIFSKGKVNTTSVVDMLGLIDPKLMDNIFSIILNKGDVNEIIKELEIYEVSQICDEMTIYLKDKMISKDRRFDLLLFDRFFRILSDAKHLLAINSDGTFVLILTFMKMMEATNLKSIDDIINQVEKIEAKKDLIVEKPIIEKIVEKPILEKIGIVEEIKVEEKTLVIEEETKIEEVTPFDEVMIETNNIIDLGIMDSIETVDYSTPFDELPIQKPEEIEIKNKQIEEIKEIEIEEIPFEKEVSVNVMQEIEVVPFEDEVEEEISLKNELYEQLTSKVYDRDYALGECFEKNFIFNGFENNKLFIISYAQDEDRKLLYKHFGIIKTFAQDIFGNDVELDFKKEEPSVLETKEEINLVKEETEKNKENFDEDETNQTATEETSSMLEAIEMGAGCVADMTKSSVVTPSQKELELNDILNSKMLDKAKELFDIRKITVKARS; encoded by the coding sequence ATGAATAATGAAAACTTAGAAGATAAAGTTTTAGCTTTAAAATATAGACCTCGAAGATTTGAGGATTTAGTTGGACAAAGTACAGTTTCGCAAACTTTATCTTTAGCATTAGATTTGAATAGATTATCACATGCTTACCTTTTTTCAGGTTTAAGAGGAAGTGGTAAAACAAGTACTGCAAGAATTATGGCAAAAGCTTTATTATGTTCAAATGGTCCTACTTCAAAACCTTGTGAAGTTTGTCCTAATTGTATTAGTGCAAATTCAAATAGACATCTTGATATTATTGAAATGGATGCTGCAAGTAATCGCGGAATTGATGATATTAAAGATTTAATTGAACATACAAAATATAAACCAAGTAGTGCTAGATTTAAAGTATTTATCATCGATGAAGTTCATATGCTTACAACTCAAGCTTTTAATGCTTTATTAAAAACTTTAGAAGAACCTCCTGGATTTGTAAAATTTATTTTAGCAACAACAGATCCACTAAAACTTCCTGCAACAATTCTTTCTAGAACTCAACATTTTAGATTTAATAAAATAGCACAAAGTGATGTTATTCATCATTTATCACATATCTTAAATGAAGAAAATATTGATTTTGAAAAAGATGCATTAGAAATACTTGCAAGAAGTGGACAAGGAAGTTTAAGAGATACATTAACACTTCTTGACCAAGCTATAATTTTTTCAAAAGGAAAAGTAAATACAACAAGTGTTGTTGATATGTTAGGACTTATTGATCCAAAACTAATGGATAATATTTTTTCAATCATTTTAAATAAAGGTGATGTAAATGAAATTATCAAAGAGTTAGAAATATATGAAGTTTCTCAAATTTGTGATGAAATGACAATTTATCTAAAAGATAAAATGATTTCAAAAGATAGAAGATTTGATTTACTTTTATTTGATAGATTCTTTAGAATTTTAAGTGATGCTAAACATTTATTAGCAATAAATAGTGATGGAACTTTTGTATTAATTTTAACATTTATGAAAATGATGGAAGCTACGAATTTAAAATCTATTGATGATATTATCAATCAAGTAGAAAAAATAGAAGCAAAAAAAGATTTAATTGTAGAAAAACCAATTATTGAAAAAATAGTGGAAAAACCAATTTTAGAAAAAATTGGAATAGTTGAAGAGATAAAAGTTGAAGAAAAAACATTAGTTATTGAAGAAGAGACAAAAATAGAGGAAGTTACTCCTTTTGATGAGGTTATGATAGAAACTAATAATATTATAGATTTAGGTATTATGGATTCTATTGAGACTGTAGATTATTCAACTCCTTTTGATGAATTACCTATTCAAAAACCTGAAGAAATTGAAATAAAGAATAAACAAATAGAAGAAATAAAAGAGATAGAAATAGAAGAAATTCCTTTTGAAAAAGAGGTTTCTGTTAATGTAATGCAAGAGATTGAAGTAGTTCCCTTTGAAGATGAAGTTGAAGAAGAAATTTCTTTAAAAAATGAGTTATATGAACAGTTAACATCAAAAGTTTATGATAGAGATTATGCTTTAGGAGAATGTTTTGAAAAGAATTTTATTTTCAATGGATTTGAAAATAATAAACTTTTTATAATCTCTTATGCACAAGATGAAGATAGAAAGCTTTTATATAAACATTTTGGGATTATAAAAACTTTTGCTCAAGATATTTTTGGAAATGATGTTGAACTAGATTTTAAAAAGGAAGAACCCTCCGTACTAGAAACAAAAGAAGAAATTAATTTAGTTAAAGAAGAAACTGAAAAGAATAAAGAAAATTTTGATGAAGATGAAACGAATCAAACAGCTACAGAAGAAACAAGTTCTATGTTAGAAGCTATTGAGATGGGTGCAGGTTGTGTAGCAGATATGACTAAAAGTTCTGTTGTAACACCTTCTCAAAAAGAGTTAGAATTAAATGATATTTTAAATTCTAAAATGCTTGATAAAGCAAAAGAATTATTTGATATCAGAAAAATTACAGTAAAAGCAAGAAGTTAG
- the murI gene encoding glutamate racemase produces MKVGVFDSGLGGLTVLKAILKVFRNAEIFYIADTAYAPYGEKSSQEILDRCDKITTYLLENYGIEALIVACNTATSAAIKHLREKYPFLIVIGTEPGIKPAILNTKTSNIGILATKATLKGDKYQLLVDKLSSIKEVKLYEQACVGLVEQIEKGEINSLKTYDMLENWLKPMKHNNVDTIVLGCTHYPLVDKLIKEIMGEDVTLIETGDAIAKRLLCLSDEKAHHINQGDLKILILHTGNININMIQIVLENKNIEIRKCEI; encoded by the coding sequence TTGAAAGTTGGTGTATTTGATTCTGGGCTTGGAGGATTAACAGTTCTAAAAGCTATTTTAAAAGTTTTTAGAAATGCAGAGATTTTCTATATTGCTGATACAGCGTATGCTCCTTATGGAGAAAAAAGTTCGCAAGAGATTTTAGATAGATGTGATAAAATCACAACTTATTTACTTGAAAATTATGGAATAGAAGCTTTAATTGTTGCATGTAACACTGCAACAAGTGCTGCAATTAAACACTTAAGAGAAAAATATCCTTTTCTTATAGTAATTGGAACAGAACCAGGAATTAAGCCAGCTATTTTAAATACAAAAACATCAAATATAGGAATTCTTGCAACAAAAGCTACATTAAAAGGTGATAAATATCAACTCTTAGTAGATAAACTATCTTCTATAAAAGAGGTAAAACTTTATGAACAAGCTTGTGTTGGTTTGGTTGAACAGATAGAAAAAGGTGAAATAAATAGTTTAAAAACTTATGATATGTTAGAAAATTGGTTAAAACCAATGAAACATAACAATGTAGATACAATAGTTCTTGGATGTACTCATTATCCTTTAGTTGATAAACTAATAAAAGAAATTATGGGTGAAGATGTTACTTTAATTGAAACAGGTGATGCAATTGCGAAAAGACTTTTATGTTTAAGTGATGAAAAAGCTCATCATATAAATCAAGGTGATTTAAAAATTTTGATTTTACATACAGGAAATATAAATATAAATATGATACAAATTGTTTTAGAAAATAAAAATATTGAAATTAGGAAATGTGAAATATGA